The DNA sequence TGCAGGCCGAGGTTTGACATGACCGTGGCAACGACAGAGGCGGGGCGCATGTGGCGCGCGGCAATCAGCATCGCGTGGTCGCCGTCGATAAGCCGGCCCGCCGCCGAGACCAGCATGCAGCGGTCGGCGTCGCCGTCAAACGCCGCACCAAATTGAGCCTGCTCGGCTACGACCCGCCTACACAGAGCGTCGACGTGAAGGGCGCCACAATCCTTATTGATGTTCCGGCCGTCGGGCTCGCAACCCGTGGCCACCACCTCCGCGCCGAGCATCCTGAATAGCTCCGGGCCGATGTAGCTGGCCGCGCCATTTGCACAGTCCAGTACGATCTTCACTCCCTGTAGCGACGCGTGAAACGTCGATGCCAGGAAGTCGAGATAGTGCCGATCGTAAGCGGGGTCGACGGTCAACGGCTGCCGCAGTGGGGCGGCACCCTGCGCCAGGATCGCGAAGATGCGCTCCTCCATCTTCCGCTCTTCCTCGTCGGGCAGCTTGAAGCCGGAATGGTCGAAGGCCTTGAGCCCGTTGTCCTGATATGGATTGTGCGAGGCCGAGATCATGACCCCGGCCACGAACTCCTCGGTTTTGGTGAGATAGGCTACACCCGGCGTGGTCGTCAGACCGGCAAAACAGACGTTCGCCCCGGCATGAGCCAGGCCTCCGGCTAGAGTTTCGGCCAACCACGGGCCGGACTCCCGCGTATCCATGCCGATAACCACCCGGGGGGTGGAGTGATGGGCTACCCATTCACCCAGCGCGGCGCCGAATGCAAAAACCGTGGGTTCGTCGAGAGGCGCCTTGCCGGCTACCCCGCGGATGCCATCGGTGCCAAATAGTTTCCTGGACATTACCTTTTCCCTTGATCCGATGGTTTGGGTACAACCGTAACGTGAATCGTGACCGACGGAGACGTGGTGAAATTCACTTGTGCGTCACCGGAATAGGCCGTACTGGCGATATTGCCGTTCGAGTCCAGCATCCGCAGGTCCACCGCGTCGGTCAGAACCTCCTGAATATGCCGGACCCGGCTCTGCGGCCCAACAATCGTCAGTCGCGCCGGGGTCACTTCTGCGGACTGAATGTGCATGCCTTCCGGCATATTTTCAAACTGCGGTTTCACTGGAACATCACGCGAAATGCGGGTCTCCAGACGGATCTGGATCTGCGCCGGTACCGCCCGCTCCAGCGTGACGCCGGCCGGCAAGGCAATGTTGCGGCTGTCGAGGGTGAAGGTCCGCTGTCCCGGAGTACGCGCGTCGCTGAGGTCGATCACCAGGGGCAATCCACCCGGAGCTAGACGTGTCAGTAGAGGCGACGGCCCGCGAAGAACCAGGTGGACCTGCTCCATCATGTCGGAGCTGATCTCCAGGCTCTTGGGAATATTGCGATATTGCACGGGGACTGTGATGGACGTGGTCAGCTCCCTGGCTCCGCTGACGAGCAGCCACATGACAAAGGCGGCCAGAAGCGATGCGAGCTTCCAGCCGAGGTTCCGCGTAAGTGGCTTCATCATGGCCGGGTTACCTCGCGGGAAGAGGGCGATGACGCTGGTGCCACATAGCGAGGCGCACCGGTGGGGCCGCCAAGGCGTTGCGCCACGCGCTCAATCGGAATATCCATTTCGAGGTCCCCGAGAGCGGCAATCGACACCGTCCCCCTCTCCTCGCTCACAACAATGGCCAGGCAGTCGGCTTCTTCGGTTACGCCAATCGCAGCGCGGTGACGGGTGCCGAGCTTGCGCGACAACTCGGGATTCATCGTAAGCGGCAGGAAGCAGGCTCCGGCCGCCAGCCGTCCGCCTTGTACGATCACCGCGCCGTCATGCATTGCGCCGCCAGGTTGAAAGATGGCCAGTAGAAGATCGCGGGTCACGCGGGCGTCAACAGGCACTCCGCTTTCGATGAAGGTCCGGAGACCGATGTCGCGTTCGACCACGATCAATGCGCCGATCTTCTGTGCCGCCAGGTGGGTGACCGCCAGCAGAATCTCGTCGGTGACCTCGCGGGTCTCTAGCCGGGAGCCGAAGCCCACCCAGCGGCGCTCGCCAATGCGCGCCAGCAACCGCCGGATTTCACTCTGGAACATGACAATGAGGGCAAAGGCGGTATACGGTGCCAGGGTCTCCAAAATGGAACGAAGTACGGTCAATCCGGCAAAAACTGAAACGACATAGATCAGCAGGACGACACCGATGCCGGAAAGAATGTGCGCGGCGCGGCGGCCGCGGATCAGCATAACCGCCTGATACAGAAGAAGCGCGACCAGGAGAATGTCGAGTGCGGCCGTCGGTGTGAGCCGGGGCATCGTATCCAGGAACTGGTCGAGCAGGGGCCGCAAAGTAAAATCCTCCGTACTGCCGCGCCTGAAGA is a window from the uncultured Paludibaculum sp. genome containing:
- the glmM gene encoding phosphoglucosamine mutase gives rise to the protein MSRKLFGTDGIRGVAGKAPLDEPTVFAFGAALGEWVAHHSTPRVVIGMDTRESGPWLAETLAGGLAHAGANVCFAGLTTTPGVAYLTKTEEFVAGVMISASHNPYQDNGLKAFDHSGFKLPDEEERKMEERIFAILAQGAAPLRQPLTVDPAYDRHYLDFLASTFHASLQGVKIVLDCANGAASYIGPELFRMLGAEVVATGCEPDGRNINKDCGALHVDALCRRVVAEQAQFGAAFDGDADRCMLVSAAGRLIDGDHAMLIAARHMRPASVVATVMSNLGLQRALESDGLKLIRTAVGDRYVIEEMLRSNLTLGGEQSGHVIFRDYATTGDGLLTALRIIEIAVNARRTLEELTEGFVIYPQKLVNVRFKQKRPLEELPSVQAEIQSTEAEFGDAGRVLVRFSGTEPLARVMVEGPTIERVAHRAHSIANAIEAALS
- a CDS encoding CdaR family protein — translated: MMKPLTRNLGWKLASLLAAFVMWLLVSGARELTTSITVPVQYRNIPKSLEISSDMMEQVHLVLRGPSPLLTRLAPGGLPLVIDLSDARTPGQRTFTLDSRNIALPAGVTLERAVPAQIQIRLETRISRDVPVKPQFENMPEGMHIQSAEVTPARLTIVGPQSRVRHIQEVLTDAVDLRMLDSNGNIASTAYSGDAQVNFTTSPSVTIHVTVVPKPSDQGKR
- the cdaA gene encoding diadenylate cyclase CdaA: MRPLLDQFLDTMPRLTPTAALDILLVALLLYQAVMLIRGRRAAHILSGIGVVLLIYVVSVFAGLTVLRSILETLAPYTAFALIVMFQSEIRRLLARIGERRWVGFGSRLETREVTDEILLAVTHLAAQKIGALIVVERDIGLRTFIESGVPVDARVTRDLLLAIFQPGGAMHDGAVIVQGGRLAAGACFLPLTMNPELSRKLGTRHRAAIGVTEEADCLAIVVSEERGTVSIAALGDLEMDIPIERVAQRLGGPTGAPRYVAPASSPSSREVTRP